In Candidatus Krumholzibacteriia bacterium, a genomic segment contains:
- a CDS encoding right-handed parallel beta-helix repeat-containing protein: MPDILCGLMIVLSLALPADAVLYRVSPPGSEPAGSDSDFPDIQSAVDASVDGDIIELAAGIFFGPGNVDIDLQGKAIAIRSIDANPNSSVIDCQGSPGSPHRAFLAVSGEGPATVLEGITILGGHMAGSWPEHAGAAILCRNASSPSIVNCFFRDNHAGSGGAISCDGLSSPRILYCRFENNDAVYYGGAIYCHERSSPTLRGCYFLGNAAGYYGGGLRTVFSSPLILDCTFVDNEAGEGGGGLAFSGSSAPELLQCTIVGNVTGGNSGGIYSYYSEPLIRKTLIAFNSGSAVDVYGDQLPMLEQCDIFGNLGGDWIDAIAPQLGTYGNFSEDPLFCDEHDRDSFTVASNSPCAPDCNSCEDQIGAWPVGCLNFSAQETSWSELKAMGWSP; this comes from the coding sequence TTGCCTGACATCCTTTGCGGTCTCATGATCGTCCTGTCATTGGCCCTCCCGGCCGATGCCGTGCTGTATCGTGTATCGCCCCCAGGCTCGGAACCCGCCGGCTCAGACTCTGACTTCCCGGACATCCAGTCTGCCGTCGATGCTTCTGTGGACGGAGATATCATCGAGCTGGCCGCGGGCATCTTCTTCGGCCCCGGCAATGTCGATATCGATCTTCAGGGCAAGGCCATCGCCATTCGCTCCATCGATGCCAATCCCAACAGTAGCGTCATTGACTGCCAGGGAAGCCCCGGCTCCCCCCATCGCGCCTTCCTTGCGGTATCCGGAGAAGGCCCGGCGACCGTCCTGGAGGGAATCACCATTCTCGGGGGCCACATGGCAGGCTCCTGGCCCGAGCATGCGGGTGCCGCCATTCTCTGTCGCAACGCTTCCTCCCCTTCCATCGTGAACTGTTTCTTCCGCGACAACCATGCGGGCAGCGGCGGCGCGATCAGTTGTGACGGATTGAGTTCGCCCCGGATCCTCTATTGCCGCTTTGAAAACAACGACGCCGTCTACTACGGAGGGGCGATCTACTGCCACGAGCGCTCTTCCCCGACCCTGAGGGGCTGTTACTTTCTCGGCAATGCGGCTGGCTACTACGGAGGCGGCCTGAGGACGGTCTTCTCCAGCCCGCTGATCCTGGACTGCACCTTTGTGGACAATGAAGCCGGAGAAGGAGGCGGCGGGCTTGCTTTCTCGGGCAGCTCTGCACCGGAGCTTCTCCAGTGCACCATCGTCGGCAATGTGACGGGTGGAAACTCCGGAGGAATCTACAGCTATTATTCCGAGCCGCTAATCCGCAAAACCCTGATCGCCTTCAATTCAGGAAGTGCCGTGGATGTCTACGGCGACCAGCTTCCCATGCTCGAACAGTGCGACATCTTCGGAAACCTGGGAGGCGACTGGATCGACGCCATTGCACCGCAGCTCGGAACTTACGGTAACTTCTCCGAAGACCCACTCTTCTGCGACGAACATGACCGGGACTCCTTCACCGTAGCCAGCAACTCGCCCTGCGCACCCGACTGCAATTCCTGTGAGGATCAGATCGGCGCATGGCCGGTGGGCTGCCTGAACTTCAGTGCCCAGGAGACTTCCTGGAGTGAACTGAAAGCCATGGGGTGGTCCCCATGA
- a CDS encoding DUF1786 family protein has translation MNRILAIDIGHGTKDVLLYDSTRTLENCVKAVVRAPAKRYAERVLSRPGDLDVVGDTVGGGPLAYALRELVKQGHRVRTTSRTCFLVRNCVEDVRKDGIEVADDLPEGSGNGTRIHLDEMEIPALRDFLHAHDEDLENLDAVAFAVQDHGAYKEGELNRVSRFRTFAERLSENPHPSALAFTRDDLPSGFYRMQSGLDRLAKDLPGVPALAADTPMSALMGCRAELPSDGVDLLVNVGNCHLMAGVFRGDRVLSAMEHHTRMFRKRASELGDALRRFADGDFSDEQVREDGGEGAVHFDPPGFHAVERILVTGPNRGLLLETDLDTLFPAPGGDMMMTGPLGLLRFAERLLGTS, from the coding sequence ATGAACCGCATCCTCGCCATCGACATCGGGCACGGCACCAAGGATGTCCTTCTCTACGACTCCACCCGAACCCTTGAGAACTGCGTCAAGGCGGTCGTCAGGGCTCCGGCCAAGCGCTATGCGGAACGGGTGCTCTCCAGGCCAGGCGACCTGGATGTCGTGGGCGACACCGTCGGCGGGGGCCCCCTTGCTTACGCGCTCCGCGAACTCGTGAAGCAGGGGCACCGTGTCCGAACCACTTCCCGCACCTGCTTCCTCGTTCGGAACTGTGTCGAGGATGTTCGAAAGGACGGCATCGAAGTCGCGGACGACCTCCCTGAAGGCTCCGGTAACGGCACGCGCATTCATCTCGATGAAATGGAGATTCCCGCGCTTCGGGACTTCCTCCACGCGCACGACGAAGACCTCGAGAACCTCGATGCCGTTGCGTTCGCCGTGCAGGACCACGGCGCGTACAAGGAGGGGGAGTTGAATCGCGTGTCCCGATTCCGAACCTTCGCGGAGCGGCTCTCTGAAAACCCTCATCCCTCCGCTCTGGCGTTCACACGCGACGACCTGCCCAGTGGTTTCTATCGCATGCAGTCGGGACTCGATCGCCTGGCAAAGGACCTCCCCGGTGTCCCGGCTCTTGCGGCGGACACTCCCATGTCCGCACTCATGGGCTGCCGCGCCGAACTCCCGAGCGACGGGGTGGATCTGTTGGTGAATGTCGGTAACTGCCACCTGATGGCGGGGGTCTTTCGAGGCGACCGTGTCCTTTCCGCCATGGAGCATCACACGCGTATGTTCCGCAAGCGCGCCTCCGAACTCGGCGACGCACTCCGCCGATTCGCAGACGGTGACTTCTCGGACGAGCAGGTTCGCGAAGACGGAGGCGAAGGTGCCGTGCACTTCGACCCGCCCGGCTTCCACGCTGTGGAACGAATTCTCGTTACCGGACCGAACCGGGGCCTCCTTCTCGAGACCGATCTGGACACTCTCTTCCCCGCTCCCGGCGGCGACATGATGATGACCGGGCCTCTCGGACTGCTGCGCTTTGCGGAGAGACTCCTCGGAACTTCCTGA
- a CDS encoding FmdE family protein encodes MTAPDTDAKRVVELIERGRRGESPPGSATEAQPGEYTLNDLIRLAIEFHGFPVPGTLIAVFMADWALELMPETKRMGTVIENWLCLPSGIHTVLRYRLGKTQFRVQDLHKIACTFYDKDTGLGYRIHLDSRRTPEFPTIDHWFRRLLDHSLPKGERWAPVSLQVLEARRKVLTATPIRMTTRELGIETPVIACDQCEELFLSTGDTTCRSCEVGHYYELRDLDETGRSSS; translated from the coding sequence ATGACCGCACCCGACACTGACGCAAAGCGAGTAGTCGAACTCATCGAACGAGGACGACGCGGCGAATCCCCCCCCGGTTCCGCAACTGAAGCCCAGCCTGGCGAGTACACACTCAACGACCTCATCCGCCTTGCGATTGAGTTCCACGGGTTTCCGGTCCCCGGCACCTTGATCGCCGTTTTCATGGCCGACTGGGCGCTGGAACTCATGCCGGAGACCAAGCGTATGGGAACGGTCATCGAAAACTGGCTCTGTCTCCCGAGCGGAATCCACACTGTGCTACGGTATCGTCTCGGGAAGACACAGTTCCGTGTCCAGGACCTGCACAAGATCGCCTGCACCTTTTATGACAAGGATACCGGACTCGGCTATCGCATTCACCTCGACTCCCGCCGCACGCCGGAGTTCCCGACCATCGACCACTGGTTCCGCCGCCTGCTCGACCACTCTTTGCCGAAGGGCGAGCGCTGGGCGCCCGTCTCACTCCAGGTGCTGGAAGCACGCCGAAAGGTCCTGACCGCCACACCGATCCGAATGACCACCCGTGAACTCGGCATCGAAACGCCGGTCATCGCCTGCGATCAGTGCGAAGAGCTCTTCCTCTCCACGGGGGACACGACCTGTCGCTCCTGCGAAGTCGGTCACTACTACGAACTCCGGGACCTCGACGAAACCGGGCGGTCCTCCTCATGA
- a CDS encoding cysteine desulfurase family protein, with translation MRLNFLPLALRPSFHISCPVRTRGLMSGIYLDHNATSRPLPSVVLAITAALEGPCGNPGSAHEDGHRAARIVEDTREALASLLGNPAGRIVFTSGGTEANNLALKGIADARLAGNHARHAVTTAIEHPSVGTVCRLLSRNGWEITHVPPGPGGIVEADAVADAIRRDSAFCSVMLANNETGHFQPVAAISAHCRELSVPFHVDAVQAVGRAPLEIDALAADLLTLSFHKSHGPPGIGCLFVRDGVRIMARVHGGEQEGGLRAGTPDIPALAGLHAWIREVRKPAWSAGLAKCTTLRDRLEEGIVAALPGSSVNGDRAGRLPNTTHLYLGDVPGRALVNALALEGIAASRGSACAAGDPRPSHVLRAMGMDASRVDGSIRFSLGIHTTEEDIDEVLRRIPGAVESARAYADIAQGQAAPPGDGSDECCGQPLFPA, from the coding sequence ATGCGCTTGAATTTCCTGCCTCTGGCCCTTCGACCGTCCTTCCACATTTCGTGCCCTGTGCGCACCCGAGGCCTTATGTCCGGCATCTATCTCGACCACAACGCCACCAGCCGTCCGCTGCCTTCGGTCGTCCTTGCCATCACGGCTGCGCTGGAAGGCCCTTGCGGGAATCCGGGAAGTGCCCACGAGGACGGCCACCGTGCGGCTCGCATCGTAGAGGACACCCGCGAAGCGCTCGCCTCACTTCTCGGGAACCCCGCCGGTAGGATCGTCTTCACGTCCGGCGGGACCGAGGCCAACAACCTAGCCCTGAAGGGCATCGCCGATGCGCGCCTCGCCGGCAACCACGCACGCCACGCGGTCACGACCGCCATCGAGCACCCGTCCGTAGGCACCGTCTGTCGCCTTCTCTCAAGAAACGGCTGGGAAATCACCCATGTCCCGCCCGGCCCGGGGGGCATCGTGGAGGCCGACGCCGTCGCTGATGCCATTCGCAGGGACTCTGCCTTCTGTTCGGTCATGCTCGCAAACAACGAGACCGGACACTTCCAGCCGGTGGCGGCGATCTCGGCGCACTGCCGGGAACTTTCGGTTCCCTTCCATGTCGATGCGGTGCAGGCCGTTGGTCGGGCTCCGCTGGAGATTGATGCACTTGCTGCGGATCTGCTCACTCTCTCCTTCCACAAGAGCCACGGACCACCTGGCATCGGGTGCCTGTTCGTACGCGACGGCGTGCGCATCATGGCGAGGGTCCACGGCGGCGAACAGGAAGGCGGACTCCGCGCCGGAACGCCGGACATTCCCGCATTGGCCGGACTTCACGCATGGATCCGGGAAGTGCGCAAGCCTGCGTGGTCAGCGGGACTGGCGAAGTGCACCACGCTTCGCGACCGCCTGGAGGAAGGGATTGTCGCAGCGCTCCCCGGCTCATCGGTGAACGGCGATCGTGCAGGCAGGCTCCCGAATACCACGCATCTCTATCTCGGCGATGTGCCCGGACGTGCGCTCGTCAATGCCCTCGCGCTGGAAGGGATCGCGGCCAGCAGGGGTTCCGCCTGCGCCGCCGGAGACCCCCGCCCCTCGCATGTCCTCCGCGCCATGGGCATGGACGCCTCACGCGTGGACGGATCCATCCGCTTCAGCCTGGGCATCCACACGACCGAGGAAGACATCGACGAAGTCCTGCGGCGTATTCCGGGAGCCGTGGAAAGCGCGCGTGCTTACGCAGACATCGCACAAGGACAGGCTGCACCGCCGGGCGACGGCTCGGATGAGTGTTGCGGACAACCACTGTTCCCCGCATGA